From Antennarius striatus isolate MH-2024 chromosome 9, ASM4005453v1, whole genome shotgun sequence, one genomic window encodes:
- the si:ch211-261d7.3 gene encoding uncharacterized protein si:ch211-261d7.3 isoform X1: MTEYYEEGGLLYEQSPPMHIKVESPEGPFGGGASENGFPREDEDSEGSCDQSSGLPGGLPFNVVVVHPNIMAPGMSSDDLLSIEQNRAMSAALAASGAGKRKSRFSGAELEVLVSEVTRCEGELFGPAGRLRRRERERIWAGILERVNAVSRVPRTLREVKKRWDDLKRRNGGRLADARHRSCYLPSSRSASMLGRPSQTSPRLQQARQKQSTRPKPSFPCFPDSDTAVGVDGSERDGLEKDEDNPERDIGEPECEPENSMEDKLGLGLGLGIGPPPPSERWLPPSPLYSAPFLNGSPQPSSPQPSLGAQQGPLEAPLRSSWLEDELRGLGEAAIQLGNSVEKSLREFSDSFRQDMRTLVASHETLAVSLQQNNILLQRLLGVLEAQQQPQQHRGQQAHQSQTSHQHLQSQPPLQQQQLQHAEQREQQTSQRTEAPLQTQVRQQQQLQDQSQQHQTQIQQQPLAAHHSDNQSAVVGVPASSSPNKHVAFPSAPSTDTNGSVQRPRRGRVVDHRRRRRR, translated from the exons ATGACTGAGTACTACGAGGAGGGGGGGCTGCTGTATGAGCAATCACCTCCCATGCACATCAAAGTGGAGTCTCCAGAGGGACCCTTTGGAGGTGGAGCCTCAGAAAACGGCTTCCCCAGGGAAGATGAAGACTCAGAGGGCAGCTGTGACCAGAGCAGTGGATTACCAGGAGGACTCCCCTTCAATGTCGTAGTGGTGCATCCAAACATCATGGCACCAGGCATGTCTTCAGACGACCTCTTGTCAATTGAACAAA ACAGAGCTATGTCTGCTGCGTTGGCTGCTAGCGGTGCCGGGAAAAGAAAAAGTCGTTTCAGTGGAGCGGAACTGGAGGTGTTGGTGTCTGAGGTCACTCGGTGCGAAGGAGAACTCTTTGGTCCTGCTGGCAGGCTCCGACGGCGGGAGAGGGAGCGTATCTGGGCAGGAATTCTGGAGAGGGTCAACGCTGTGTCCAGAGTCCCACGTACCCTACGAGAGGTGAAGAAACGCTGGGATGATCTGAAGAGACGCAACGGAGGTCGACTAGCAGACGCTCGCCACCGCAGCTGTTACCTTCCATCCAGTCGAAGCGCGTCAATGCTGGGGCGTCCTTCACAAACAAGTCCCAGACTTCAACAAGCCAGACAAAAGCAAAGTACCAGACCAAAGCCCAGTTTCCCATGCTTCCCTGACTCTGATACAG ctGTAGGAGTGGATGGATCAGAAAGGGATGGTTTGGAGAAGGATGAGGACAATCCTGAGCGAGACATTGGAGAACCTGAGTGTGAACCAGAGAATAGCATGGAGGACAAACTGGGACTGGGGCTGGGTCTGGGTATTGGACCACCACCTCCATCAGAACGATGGCTGCCTCCTTCTCCGCTCTACAGTGCCCCTTTCCTGAATGGTAGTCCTCAGCCCAGCAGTCCTCAGCCGTCACTGGGAGCGCAGCAGGGTCCTCTTGAAGCCCCTCTACGCAGCTCCTGGCTTGAAGATGAGCTCCGAGGGTTAGGGGAAGCAGCGATCCAACTGGGAAACAGTGTAGAAAAGAGTTTGCGGGAGTTCAGTGACAGTTTCAGACAGGACATGAGAACACTTGTCGCTTCACACGAGACGTTAGCAGTCAGTCTGCAACAAAACAACATCCTCTTGCAGAGACTGTTAGGAGTGCTCGAGGCTCAACAACAGCCACAGCAGCATCGTGGACAACAAGCACaccaatcacaaacatctcATCAGCACTTACAGTCGCAGcctcctctgcagcagcagcagctacaaCATGCGGAGCAGCGGGAGCAGCAAACATCACAGCGGACTGAAGCACCTCTTCAAACACAAGtccgacagcagcagcagctacagGATCAGTCGCAGCAGCACCAGACGCAAATACAGCAGCAGCCActcgctgcccatcactctgatAATCAGTCAGCTGTAGTGGGGGTACCTGCATCATCGTCCCCAAACAAACACGTCGCTTTTCCCTCGGCTCCATCCACAGACACAAATGGAAGTGTGCAGAGGCCACGGCGAGGACGAGTTGTTGATCACAGGCGTAGAAGACGCCGTTGA
- the zgc:66448 gene encoding uncharacterized protein zgc:66448: MAAVDPSESPKRHKSPAEEGETSGRKDEAVASGGILHQGEETTPSRTTHGRGDERRADAGTDGGCTASHSDVESGAATDGTTCKSQDEPTPTGTATEGPSDGQRALPWSGKEGGGGEAPRPPQENRKCDHSATQSCDLQQKAHHVDAAAAEIHLEEISPADGKRTEKEPDKGKLGKTDGIDAATEDDKKAEREWGAGTTRPKRCRLSCKECGKTFSRRETFNLHRHFHAHEDELSPLTCKDCGLTFQHRRGLMKHRKEHKEKVERLLTPKKEVETTEEGSFQCAECVRIFSTVDKLRDHSCSGAAEKPYHCPLCRQEFQFKVSVTKHMISHSQESTFTCQECSQTFPNTIALRYHQRCHTALKPYKCPECGMVFKHYSVMEDHRRKHTDNTRSHLCNVCGKTFKYSSLLHQHQYLHTGQKPFRCPECGKKFAFAQNMKAHCRQHRLHELNPSTEQPSNQAPPTPEPVKEPIKENATQNEEPKRTFNCPLCPQTFWAPANLRAHMLIHEAEYEMLERTPRPPTEVNKHWERGHTCPHCPCVYRDESSLKSHLLSFHKSVAHYLEKVAVPTKKQTTPLNSDNLQGKWKNDGVSIKTYKCPECGKTFRHRSVLELHMRIHSKDKPYQCKVCGKSFRFSSYLQQHLIIHTGKKPYKCPDCGKDFAFLQNMRTHQKLHQEKPFRCTSCRKGYSDESQLQHHMLSHNGEKPHKCDLCDKSFGLAYLLRDHMNTHTGERPHRCEECNKTFSWFSSLLVHQKIHARKRQGFVQYNSLPAGGKVRGRGSRGRRGGRLSWGLSRPLGDSGMVGSQKSAYPVSALRDPEIHRRAVQQQSSMLSSHMDLQARQQKEPWRSNLHPQPVQWKVDGGEVMPVPSPQQLHAGQHQVHLDTPSQPGLQQHHLRNPGWADTASTSQSSPTSAQNSEFSHMKDNASSVVNSILAALPKKPCPSVVSEMEQLRQTKPVTWSSTSTSTVLASTSSLHHDFTVPSYVDGAALWSVRPALPTNSRGSPNKLGQELQLPRWPGIPISRQKEPPTSAKKEDTRVWDMSNPKVIPSTVNLPDKPWNGCDLQKQWASGLPGASTSAQIDQSSAMPISAPVSHGAGSTLWDIQTPPGIPKTINSPEKLVNNQDFQPQQKQVSSGWANVQSQTATQKVPIAIQYEPHRFGQVMGTPIWGFQNNPVGPQTLLTGQLKPGNGQELQQPMVTGTQIIINQPSPFFSPPLAPLPPLGLPGTHALHSVPVGALSRPPHPNIFFAPQGVMSERAHMPQTLPLPQLTPRTESHKLGPRLPFPPERLLQCMICGCSLPRELDLQMHYLQHAQGEI; the protein is encoded by the exons ATGGCCGCCGTAGACCCATCGGAGTCGCCGAAACGACATAAATCCCCTGCGGAGGAGGGTGAAACATCTGGGCGGAAGGACGAGGCGGTGGCGTCGGGAGGAATCCTCCATCAAGGAGAGGAAACAACACCCAGTAGAACAACACACGGCCGGGGGGATGAGCGGCGAGCCGACGCTGGCACCGACGGCGGCTGTACTGCGAGCCATTCTGATGTCGAGTCCGGAGCAGCAACCGACGGAACGACGTGCAAGTCTCAAGACGAGCCAACACCGACTGGAACAGCGACGGAGGGGCCTTCTGATGGCCAGCGGGCTCTCCCCTGGTCCGGAAAGGAGGGCGGCGGAGGAGAGGCGCCGAGACCCCCGCAGGAAAATCGAAAGTGTG ACCACAGTGCTACACAGAGCTGTGATTTGCAGCAGAAGGCACATCACGTtgatgcagctgctgcagaaatTCATCTGGAGGAAATCTCACCTGCTGATGGGAAGCGTACGGAGAAGGAACCGGACAAGGGGAAACTGGGAAAGACGGATGGGATTGACGCCGCGACCGAGGATGACAAAAAGGCAGAGCGAGAATGGGGTGCCGGCACGACACGGCCAAAAAGATGTCGTTTGTCCTGCAAGGAGTGTGGGAAGACGTTCAGCCGCCGGGAGACGTTCAACCTTCACCGCCATTTTCATGCACACGAGGACGAGCTCTCGCCTCTCACCTGTAAAGATTGCGGCCTTACCTTCCAGCACCGCAGAGGCCTCATGAAACACAGAAAGGAACATAAAGAGAAAGTGGAGCGACTTCTTACCCCTAAAAAGGAAgtggaaacaacagaagaagGAAGCTTTCAGTGTGCAGAGTGTGTGAGGATCTTCTCCACGGTGGATAAGCTGAGAGACCACAGCTGCAGCGGTGCAGCAGAAAAGCCTTACCACTGTCCTCTGTGCCGCCAGGAGTTCCAGTTTAAGGTGTCTGTCACGAAGCACATGATCAGCCACTCCCAGGAGAGCACCTTTACATGTCAAGAATGCAGTCAGACGTTTCCAAACACCATCGCCCTCCGCTACCATCAAAGATGTCACACCGCCCTGAAACCCTATAAATGTCCAGAGTGTGGGATGGTTTTCAAACATTACTCTGTCATGGAAGACCACCGTCGTAAGCACACAGACAACACGCGCTCTCACCTGTGCAACGTCTGTGGGAAAACATTCAAGTACAGCAGCCTCCTTCATCAGCATCAGTATCTGCACACGGGCCAGAAACCGTTCCGCTGCCCCGAATGTGGGAAAAAATTTGCTTTCGCTCAGAACATGAAGGCGCACTGCCGGCAGCACAGACTGCATGAACTCAACCCCTCCACTGAGCAGCCCAGCAATCAGGCCCCCCCTACACCAGAGCCAGTCAAGGAGCCAATAAAAGAGAACGCAACCCAGAATGAGGAACCAAAACGCACATTCAACTGCCCCCTTTGTCCACAGACCTTCTGGGCACCAGCTAACCTCAGAGCTCACATGCTGATTCACGAGGCAGAGTATGAGATGCTCGAGAGAACACCCAGACCCCCCACTGAGGTTAATAAGCACTGGGAGAGGGGACACACCTGTCCCCACTGTCCATGTGTCTATCGTGATGAATCCAGTTTAAAATCACACCTGTTAAGTTTCCACAAGTCTGTAGCACATTATCTAGAGAAGGTGGCAGtgcccacaaaaaaacaaacaactccATTGAACAGTGATAATTTGCAGGGGAAATGGAAGAATGATGGCGTGAGTATTAAGACGTACAAATGTCCCGAGTGTGGAAAAACTTTCCGCCACCGCTCAGTGTTAGAACTGCACATGCGCATACATTCCAAGGACAAGCCTTACCAGTGCAAAGTGTGTGGCAAGAGCTTTAGATTCAGCAGCTACTTGCAGCAGCATCTCATTATTCATACAGGCAAGAAGCCATACAAATGTCCCGACTGCGGGAAGGACTTTGCCTTCCTGCAGAACATGAGAACGCATCAGAAGCTGCATCAGGAAAAACCGTTCCGCTGCACCAGCTGCCGCAAAGGCTACAGCGACGAGTCCCAACTACAGCACCATATGTTATCTCATAATGGTGAAAAACCCCATAAGTGTGACCTTTGTGACAAGAGCTTTGGTTTGGCCTATCTGCTCCGTgatcacatgaacacacacacaggagagagaCCTCATCGCTGCGAAGAGTGTAACAAAACCTTCTCTTGGTTTAGCAGCTTGCTAGTACATCAGAAGATACATGCTCGTAAGCGCCAGGGCTTCGTCCAGTATAACTCTCTCCCGGCGGGTGGTAAGGTGAGAGGCAGGGGCAGTCGGGGAAGGAGAGGGGGGAGGCTCAGTTGGGGTTTGTCAAGACCGTTGGGAGACTCAGGGATGGTTGGCTCTCAGAAGTCTGCGTATCCAGTATCTGCTCTGAGAGATCCGGAGATACACAGAAGGGCGGTCCAGCAGCAGTCTTCCATGCTGTCATCTCACATGGATTTACAAGCAAGGCAGCAGAAGGAGCCGTGGCGCTCTAACTTACACCCGCAGCCAGTGCAGTGGAAAGTAGATGGTGGAGAAGTAATGCCTGTTCCATCGCCACAGCAGCTACATGCAGGCCAACATCAGGTGCATCTGGACACTCCTTCACAGCCAGGCCTACAGCAGCATCATCTCAGAAATCCAGGCTGGGCCGACACAGCTTCGACATCTCAGTCAAGTCCCACATCGGCTCAGAATTCAGAGTTCTCACACATGAAAGATAATGCGTCTTCTGTTGTCAACTCCATCCTAGCAGCTCTGCCAAAAAAACCATGCCCATCGGTCGTCAGTGAGATGGAGCAGCTCAGACAGACCAAGCCTGTTACTTGGAGTAGCACATCCACCTCCACGGTGCTAGCGTCCACAAGCTCTTTGCACCATGATTTTACTGTTCCATCCTATGTAGACGGGGCAGCTCTGTGGAGTGTCAGACCTGCTCTGCCAACAAATTCACGGGGGTCTCCTAATAAGCTCGGCCAAGAGCTTCAGCTGCCGAGATGGCCAGGCATCCCAATATCAAGGCAAAAAGAGCCCCCCACATCTGCTAAGAAGGAGGACACTAGAGTGTGGGACATGAGCAATCCTAAAGTTATACCATCGACTGTTAACCTGCCAGACAAGCCATGGAACGGCTGTGACTTGCAAAAGCAGTGGGCTTCAGGCTTACCAGGTGCATCCACCTCAGCTCAAATAGACCAAAGCAGTGCTATGCCAATTTCAGCTCCTGTTTCTCACGGGGCAGGTAGCACACTGTGGGACATTCAGACACCACCAGGAATTCCAAAGACTATAAACTCTCCTGAAAAATTAGTAAATAATCAAGATTTTCAGCCACAACAGAAGCAGGTGTCATCTGGCTGGGCCAATGTACAGAGTCAGACGGCAACACAAAAGGTTCCCATCGCCATTCAATACGAGCCTCATCGTTTTGGGCAGGTGATGGGAACGCCAATATGGGGCTTCCAAAATAATCCCGTGGGTCCTCAAACATTACTCACTGGGCAGCTCAAGCCAGGGAATGGACAGGAGCTGCAACAACCAATGGTAACAGGCACTCAAATAATCATAAATCAGCCGTCTCCTTTCTTTTCACCCCCACTCGCTCCACTCCCTCCTCTCGGTTTGCCCGGTACTCACGCTCTCCACTCCGTCCCAGTTGGTGCACTTTCCAGACCTCCAcacccaaacattttttttgcaccgCAGGGTGTCATGAGCGAGAGAGCACACATGCCACAGACCCTGCCCCTACCTCAACTCACCCCAAGGACAGAATCTCACAAACTTGGACCCCGTTTGCCTTTTCCTCCCGAACGTCTTCTCCAGTGCATGATATGTGGATGCTCTCTTCCGCGGGAGCTGGATTTACAAATGCATTACCTGCAACATGCACAAGGAGAGATTTGA
- the si:ch211-261d7.3 gene encoding uncharacterized protein si:ch211-261d7.3 isoform X2, which translates to MTEYYEEGGLLYEQSPPMHIKVESPEGPFGGGASENGFPREDEDSEGSCDQSSGLPGGLPFNVVVVHPNIMAPGMSSDDLLSIEQNRAMSAALAASGAGKRKSRFSGAELEVLVSEVTRCEGELFGPAGRLRRRERERIWAGILERVNAVSRVPRTLREVKKRWDDLKRRNGGRLADARHRSCYLPSSRSASMLGRPSQTSPRLQQARQKQSTRPKPSFPCFPDSDTGVDGSERDGLEKDEDNPERDIGEPECEPENSMEDKLGLGLGLGIGPPPPSERWLPPSPLYSAPFLNGSPQPSSPQPSLGAQQGPLEAPLRSSWLEDELRGLGEAAIQLGNSVEKSLREFSDSFRQDMRTLVASHETLAVSLQQNNILLQRLLGVLEAQQQPQQHRGQQAHQSQTSHQHLQSQPPLQQQQLQHAEQREQQTSQRTEAPLQTQVRQQQQLQDQSQQHQTQIQQQPLAAHHSDNQSAVVGVPASSSPNKHVAFPSAPSTDTNGSVQRPRRGRVVDHRRRRRR; encoded by the exons ATGACTGAGTACTACGAGGAGGGGGGGCTGCTGTATGAGCAATCACCTCCCATGCACATCAAAGTGGAGTCTCCAGAGGGACCCTTTGGAGGTGGAGCCTCAGAAAACGGCTTCCCCAGGGAAGATGAAGACTCAGAGGGCAGCTGTGACCAGAGCAGTGGATTACCAGGAGGACTCCCCTTCAATGTCGTAGTGGTGCATCCAAACATCATGGCACCAGGCATGTCTTCAGACGACCTCTTGTCAATTGAACAAA ACAGAGCTATGTCTGCTGCGTTGGCTGCTAGCGGTGCCGGGAAAAGAAAAAGTCGTTTCAGTGGAGCGGAACTGGAGGTGTTGGTGTCTGAGGTCACTCGGTGCGAAGGAGAACTCTTTGGTCCTGCTGGCAGGCTCCGACGGCGGGAGAGGGAGCGTATCTGGGCAGGAATTCTGGAGAGGGTCAACGCTGTGTCCAGAGTCCCACGTACCCTACGAGAGGTGAAGAAACGCTGGGATGATCTGAAGAGACGCAACGGAGGTCGACTAGCAGACGCTCGCCACCGCAGCTGTTACCTTCCATCCAGTCGAAGCGCGTCAATGCTGGGGCGTCCTTCACAAACAAGTCCCAGACTTCAACAAGCCAGACAAAAGCAAAGTACCAGACCAAAGCCCAGTTTCCCATGCTTCCCTGACTCTGATACAG GAGTGGATGGATCAGAAAGGGATGGTTTGGAGAAGGATGAGGACAATCCTGAGCGAGACATTGGAGAACCTGAGTGTGAACCAGAGAATAGCATGGAGGACAAACTGGGACTGGGGCTGGGTCTGGGTATTGGACCACCACCTCCATCAGAACGATGGCTGCCTCCTTCTCCGCTCTACAGTGCCCCTTTCCTGAATGGTAGTCCTCAGCCCAGCAGTCCTCAGCCGTCACTGGGAGCGCAGCAGGGTCCTCTTGAAGCCCCTCTACGCAGCTCCTGGCTTGAAGATGAGCTCCGAGGGTTAGGGGAAGCAGCGATCCAACTGGGAAACAGTGTAGAAAAGAGTTTGCGGGAGTTCAGTGACAGTTTCAGACAGGACATGAGAACACTTGTCGCTTCACACGAGACGTTAGCAGTCAGTCTGCAACAAAACAACATCCTCTTGCAGAGACTGTTAGGAGTGCTCGAGGCTCAACAACAGCCACAGCAGCATCGTGGACAACAAGCACaccaatcacaaacatctcATCAGCACTTACAGTCGCAGcctcctctgcagcagcagcagctacaaCATGCGGAGCAGCGGGAGCAGCAAACATCACAGCGGACTGAAGCACCTCTTCAAACACAAGtccgacagcagcagcagctacagGATCAGTCGCAGCAGCACCAGACGCAAATACAGCAGCAGCCActcgctgcccatcactctgatAATCAGTCAGCTGTAGTGGGGGTACCTGCATCATCGTCCCCAAACAAACACGTCGCTTTTCCCTCGGCTCCATCCACAGACACAAATGGAAGTGTGCAGAGGCCACGGCGAGGACGAGTTGTTGATCACAGGCGTAGAAGACGCCGTTGA